Sequence from the Magallana gigas chromosome 4, xbMagGiga1.1, whole genome shotgun sequence genome:
AAATCCAGCGATTTTGAAAAGGAGTAAAAAATGTACCGTTCATGCACATACATGTGATATGAAATGCGAGAGATGAAAATCGTTTGGAATCccgatgaaaaaataaatcaatgattagaaatttcattatttgactCTTGTTAACATGATTTACGGAAAATAACAAGGAGATGTTTTAACACAATAATTACAATAAACGTGTACAAGCATTTTAACCACGAAATCCGTATGCATAGTACTTATTTAAAATAGATAGTAGCAAATACGCCGTTATACAAATGTTAGGTCCGCAACACTCTGTATGTTTAATGAAATtaggtatacaaaaaattgaacagATTGAATAGGGGCATACGATTAACAGACAATTAACAATTCAAGTTATGCACAGTCACAATATCTACGAAATCAATTATTAAAACGACCTACTCAGTATTTTTCGACGAAATACGTGACTTGTGCACTGCAACTTTTACTCtataaattaagattttttcttCACGTTATTGCAAGAGCGCCGCGGGAAAAAAATAACGTCATACAACGGCAAATGACGTAAAGCTGCTACAACGTCACAATCAACGTAAGGGGGAAAAGTTCAAATAActcgttttaaaattaagaaaaaaaaatattgcttgactttatgcatcaattgtttattatttatcgTTTATTATGTCAGATCAAAAATAGTgcgactttttgaaaatttatttcaagctCCGTAATCTACCGAGCTCATCCCGGAAAATCCCGAGCTCTCTGGCTCAATTgtacatcggataccttaaatTGAATGTGCcaaatctttaatattttagGGACCCTGTTTGCCGGGATGGGCATGATAGATTCCTTCATCACCATCGTGGGGACCACGGTCAGTAGCGCAGTGTATAGTGCCACGGTGACCTACTTCAGGGGATTTGTGTTCCTGATGTTTGCTGGAATCAGCTGTGTGGCGGTCATTTTAATAATGTAAGAAACAGCTCTTAAAATCTGACATGAACTGTTCATACATGTGCTGCATAAACCTTTGCCATGTCCAATAAAAAAGttccccaccccccccccccccccaccccaaaaaaaagtcttaaaggggcatggtcacgattttggtcaaattttattttctgtttttattatttacaatgatttatgaattcatttctaatgatcaaatgaaatttgggtgcaagtttatgagttttaagcaagatacagggctcacaattcttcgtcatgtaaacaaggctcgtgccctgtttttgtttacataggttcaatacacCAGTAAagaatctttttcaagctgatttgtctatattcttattcattttaagcataaataaacagttcctaacgattaacacattcaatttaggtctaaaactagaattttcacttcaacgttcaaaatgtaaacaaaagctttgtttacatagcgaggagttgtaagctctgtaactcgcttataactcaacaaatgacactcaaattttggttgcctattaaaaatggcTTAactaagcattgtaaacattagaattggaaaaataaattttgaccaaaatcatgaccatgcccctttaaaggtctttaatacatttttaatgttaaaccttgcccccccccccccccccccctgtaaaAAAGGGGGAGTCTTAAAGGGCTTTAATACATTTGTAATGACAAACCTCGAAATTTTGTTCCATATTTTTCAGAGTGCTATGGGTAGCAGGGATGGTGGGCGGGGCCTCAGCAATGCGGTACCAGGAGGAGGAAATCATCGTCACACCCCAGGAGATCGACAAAGACTGAATGAATCAAAACAGTGACCATGCATGTTCAGGAGACCATGGATGGACGTCTGGAGTAGTGTACATCACCAACAACAActtgacgtaggcctgtctatatTGTTATCGTCCATTCTGTTTATATGGGTTATAGAAATAAGCGACTTATGTTGTCAGACTCTCAGTTCTGTCTACATAATCAGTGCAACTCTATTTCAGTGGAGACCAGGATCAATTACAACTTGTTTTGATTCTAcgatgaaataaatatttacagctTTTTGATGTGATAATGACTCTAAAGTGTCCATGCATTTAGAATGTGCATGCTTACAGGGTGataaattgtgattttaattgttgccttattgaaaatgtttgacttgttgtattaatttatattctGTTTATTGGCGGCTTGATTTGATTTAAGAAATAGATTTGTTATAGAAGCaataaacagtacatgtaataataaacaTTGCCAAGATGTATGTTTTATCtgcagttttttttatgtattgagCTGTATTTACATGCTCTTTTTATAATCAGCATAATATGCTTAATccacatgtacattatataattaaattatcTATGTGTTcaatttataatcatttataaatttgaagattctatgatttaagaatatttaaaaatcacctAAAAACTATATAAGCAGAAAAATTACACATACGTTCAGTATGTATCAATGTATGCTGTATTTGTTAATATGTGCAATTACACGTACCAGTAATTCGAGTGAAAATTCTGATTTTAGCATAAAATTGGAGTTTTATTATTAAGTGGCACTCCCTTAAATGTTGCATTACTAAAATATTgttagatttttaaaaggagggaaaattgactttttttgTTAGCTGTCTTTTTATTCTAAGTTTTAAAAGGATTATGTTACTTAGGACATAATAAGTTTTAAGACCTTACAATGTACATTAGAAcatgttatatattattatactataaaaTATGCCCAAATCAAACTAATTAAGATACAGATCTGTACTGAATAAAAGACATTTAGAAAtgttttgcatatttttaatgaataatagtctattcaaatgatttgaacttaaagcaatatgagttgtattttttagaattttattttgcttcaAAAACCTGTCTGTATGTAACtcaaacttttatgataaataatatttgaaaaaaaatcataaatttttgtcagaagaaagatttcttttCTAACATAGCAAGAcaacaaaaattcaattttgcttcttAACTGCTTATTACACAATAATAAGGCCAACAGAATTTAACCATGATACTTTTTgccattttagtagaaaatatttttgtaaaaaaaaaaattcagcttaAAAATTGCAGCTCTTATTGCTTTAACAAAATGTTACCAATgaaaatggtttgttatttggtttttttttttggcattgcatgttttttgtattatgaattgattacaatttttattttatacttacCGGTATATGGTGTTTGTACTACAtatgttggtttttttaaattttatttattttaaactttaacttGAATAcctttttgaatatttaattaagGATTTTGATCACCGAATTGTTTACTGATCAACTAAAGTCATGTGATCAAACGtacaaatatatgataaaatattttaaaaacaaaagtttgatAAAACAGCAATacataaatttgaaaaagtGAATATTGTTGTAAATTTCTTTATCcattcactgaaaaaaaaatcacgcaACTTGTTCCAACCCTAGTAACAATTTCCATTTTTGTCAAAGGGTTTCTACCACTATATGTGCTATGATGACATTAAAGTTTTCCATGCTATCAACATCCCCCCTGAAACAGTTAATATTCTAATTAAATTTGTATTGATTACCCGTCATTACCGTCAAGTTTTGGAAAGTGGTTGGATATTTTGATGGatgatatactagtaattaGACTACACCATTATACGTAGTGTATTACGCAATATTATGTAACTAAAAAATTGATTACATCTACTTagtattttttcctttatttttttagaaaactgATTGTGGTTCATAGCTCTAAAAGAACTGACAGGGATGAAatccagttctaaccagtttaCCGATCGGTTGAAACCGTCAACAGCCTTATATAAAAATCAAGGACTGCaggaaataatcatgatgatgtccgactcaaattcccatataaGACGACTTGgctatatttcttttttctaacATACTGATGTATATTATCAATAATTGAGTAACTTATACTTTTTTGTTGGCATACATTTTAATTAGGTTAATAATTAAGATGTTAATTAAAGAATACAAGTTCAAATTTATGcctttcatgtacatgttttctaATGATTTGTTGTGAAAGGGGCATTGTTactattttggtcaaattcatatttttctgttttttaaccCGGTTTTCCAAGGGAAAAATCCGGTTTaatattgaaatggtgaaaatggcggacGGGCGGGCGGCTGGCAAAAGGGTACCTTATcatacggataactcctcctacagttttcaagataggaagttgttcttttgcagatcaatttaTTATCctctttattacatgtactccTGGACAAGATGCTGACAATCTAAAGTcttggttatacatgtagtaaactGAACAACcaaaagtttgttcaaattcaTGGCTCCAGGATcagtaaatattaaatatatctttaaaatactCTCGATGAGTACTCTTCGGCAACTAGCCGACAAACAAATCTGGATGAACGTGTCCAAGCGTCTACATAAGCAGAAAATCCACGGCTTCTCAGTCTGGGTTCCTGATTGTTTTCATTCTTGGTAATGTAGCAAATATGCATTACTATTTACTTCTTCAAGATTTTCCTCTCTTCTACTGGATATCTACTAGGCAAACGGAGTGTAAGGGGTTGGAATAACTAGTATATAGACAGTTTTTACAAATTGTGAAATTATGAGGCCAGTTAAAATGTTCCTGGTTTGTTACGGAGCTTTATTatgaatcaatttaaaaataaaactaaatctCTACTCCAGGGCAACTTCAAGTATGTGGAAGTGCTATTTTTATTAACCTTAAACATTGTTCTAAATCTGgcactttttgggagttgatttttaatcaactctcctatgcagtcactcggacaaaccgaaagtgaaacagtgtttggacctcagcacaaatcattgctcctgacaagacttagttcttgaaaattattgatgaattcgatgtaattgTCACCGGGTTCACAGGTGTGTGACTGTCAGTCAATATATCGGGTctcaatagctcagtggttagagcgctGGCACGGTACGCCAGAGGCCCTGGGTTCGAGTCCCGGTTGAGACTTGACTTTTCACCACCTGTGACATTTGGCGCCCAACGTACAAAACCCACGGTCACTCCCTAGGAACATGTTTCACAACATTTCCTTCACTCGTAGAGTTCTACTCGTAAATTCGAGGACGAATTTCTACCAAGAGGGGGAGTATGTCACCGGGTTCACAGGTGTGTGACTGTCAGTCAATATATCGGGTctcaatagctcagtggttagagcgctGGCACGGTACGCCAGAGGCCCTGGGTTCGAGTCCCGGTTGAGACTTGACTTTTCACCACCTGTGAcataatgtatgctaaagcattgtttttcaaggaaacttatttacaaataccttaaaaatagtcagattttaaatggtacacacaatttaaacattttttatagtCGCatatattcctacgccagagttcaatatagtctcgttcaactcgacgcttggctgtctccgtaaacccttgtcggagatttacggtgtcagccaagcgtttggttgaacgagactagagttcaatattgcttggatccatacaattttcgagaaatatttctaccactgcatacatagtttgattgaattaattttatctttaaatattatttaacatgattcatatggaggtttctcgacattctagtcgaaaaagttcaaaaattcatattataaaaatatgcgtaatttatattacaaactacgtatacatgtacttgtcatgcaaaataacatatcattgattttaaaataaataaacatcgacaaaatcaactcccgtcagttcttcagtactttgattaaaaactTCCATCCTGTTTCAAAAAAGAGAGAATGATCGAAAGTacaatttaaattctttttatagaaaatgccaacacaatataatttaaaaaatgttgtttgattTACATCACACCTCTATAACTGATGACATCTACTTtagatatttgattttctttacattgccttTGCTGTACTCAcacacaaacagattgtcattattATCCGCACATAAACCATTAGGATTCTTtagatcacagttatcaatgtaacggagaaactgtccattctgatccagaatgtggatacGATGGTTGTCGctgtctgctgtcaggatacgactctgactgtctgttgtgatgtcATAGGGTCGAAACGGTTCGTTCTTGGTAACTGAGGGATGACCggtgtatctccatctgagtgtcccgtcctgattaaccaccactactgcaccagcCTTCCAGTCAGAaacacagatgtcatggtttctgttctcagTAATATATTTACTATAAGTATTCCCTGAGTACAGAGGTTTACCTTTATGatcaaattgaattgtttgtttctctgtagatcccgagtaacggacaactttggattgagttTCATCATAAATGAACAtggtaaccaggagatcaccagtagaggtgacacacagCTTACCAGGCTTCCATCCCTGTAATCTGATCAACACTTCTGTGTGTCCATTCTTTACTTTATTCACTGACCTTGTTTCCCAGTCAGAGTACAGTAGATCCCCAACACTGTCTACAACTATATCAATGGGCCATTCCCCTGATTTTGTCTTGATTGTCTGGAGGAGTGAACCTTTAATGTTGAAGCATTTGATATCATTGGTCAGTCCACTCGTCCATATCCTGTCTTCATTTAGACAGGTAACAGTGCATAAACTTCTATGTCCAGTCTGTATTGTGGCAACTAGCTCGGGTTCATCCAGTAGTTCTCTAACTGAAATTTTGGGTTGGTTCTGTGGGAAGACATTTTCTTCTGTAGCGGTAGATAATGGGGTGATCTGTCCAAACAAACTATACAGCTTTTCACAGTCTATTGGTTTTGGAAGAAATGTTGGCAATGATACCTGAACCTTGGGTGGAAGCTTGCTGAACTCTCTGATCTTAGAGCTGTATTCAACAGCAGGAGCTATTTCAGTGGATTTCTCGATTTTCCTTATGGtctgtaatgtttcttttatgaGAGActgtatttgtttgatttcattcaagtgtttctgtaaaatgtctctgtgtttctcttttatctcgctgatttcagttttcattttgttgatgatgatgtcgatttctctgtgccattgctctccttgtttggacaatgttgttgtaagtttctcatatcctccatccagGTTGGCAAGCTGATTTTCCAAGTCGCGTGCAATATCTTTATATGATGGGAAAATGCGATTTTCTAACACTTCTGTATCATCTttgataacttctttatttgtCTTGTAAATTTCTGTAACTTCTACAAATTTATGTCTCCCATGTTTTTCTGATGCTATGCAAGAAGAACAAACCAAAATGTTGTTGCAGTCTTTGCACTGGAATTCGCAATTTTTGTGTGGATGTGTTTCACATTTTGGATAAATGAGGGTTGATCTTCGTTCCTGGAAAGGGACTATTACATGTTTATGATATCCATCTGAGATGTGGTCTACTACACAGGGCTTgcagaggttgacatgacaaaagtcacagtagctgtgtactGTGGCagtctcacaaaggtcacatcgggGTATATCCTGGGCACTGGAATGAGGATCCATGGTCATTTAATCTAtgaaaaaacaacatattaattatattgtgagtcaaaaataaataacaaataaaaattataataactagagcaaagctcgttgcaaagcaacgagtgggtcttccgttaatgttggaagtaaagctggaagttcctgtaagaagcagagctcttaaaccaattacaagagtaactaaaatataaaagatgaaaaaaatcgagttattcctggtacgacttaacaaaatacgaatgattttaagtacgacttaacaaacatctttccgatttcaagaacgacttaatcaaaaaaatccgaatgtgtttaagtacgacttaacaatatttttggtacgagttaatttcactttaaacattacgctattttttaaaccaaggacgcggaatcaaaatttccggatttatcaatttttaaaccccgatatctctgtaatgcatcgtccgattttaaaacgggttTCGGTTTCAAATTAAGCTAGATAAAAGCTTCTTTGCTactttatgattaatatcaaattattggtcagaaaagagttattatgaaaagatttagtagcccttctggcccctaatttgaggggtcagcccctttttcttgatatcaaataaaaggtctcgctaatataaacatattttgttctacaagtatTCACAAATTGTAAAACGTTATGGaaatatctaaacaactgtgtttgaggggctgaccctttaaccccttatcggggccactaacaacaacatTATTGGtatcattttgttaagaacattattttgaacaacttttgttctacattgcttttcaaaatatttcttctttttcagatattaatgatcaaatttttcaacttctggtcccttgaaacccctaattacgtaacatatgacttaggtatgatactgtatagataaacagctgtacaatgagcatttttgcttctataaatgataacaaaatatttttcagtaaagagttattataaaaagattttagagcccttttggcccctaatatgaggggccagcccctttttcttgatatcaaattaaaggtcttgcaaatataaacatattttgttcaacaagtgtttaggaATTTTTAACCTTTCTCAAGATATctgtataaatgtgttttaggagccgacccttaaactccttaccgGGACCaccaacaacaaaattttagttttcgtattgttgagaacattattttaaacaacttttgttctacagttctattcaaaatatttctcctttatctgatattaatgatcaaatttttcaacttctggccccttgaaacccctaattacgtaacatatgactaagATATTGTACtgaatagataaacagctgtacagtgaacatttttgcttctataattaataacaaaatattgttcagtaaagagttattgtaagaagactttagagccatcttggcccctaaattgaggggccagcccctttttcttgatatcaaattaaaggtcttgcaaaaattaaacaacttttgcattacatgtgttaacaaaatatttatacatcaaaagaaattacagaaaatgtgcgaaaattttgtgaaaaaatttggtgctaattttcaggttcaggcgagcttcgaggccttgagcaattttcataattggaagcatgggggtacatctacatacattcatctacaatccctgaaaatttcaggcttctatcttgattagttttggagaagatgcgtggacaaaatgacccttaaaaatttacaaaatcgtcaatatctgaaaccggaagtgacgtcatcatttgaaaatttaataatatgtagcAACGACATTGTTCTATCTCtcctgaaaattttgtgcaaatcggttgagtagtttttgagaaatgatgctccaaaaaagtcagaaaaagaaaaaaaagaataataagaataaagaaaaagaaaccgtagaataacaagagggtcttccgttggaaacggaagaccctaattaatcttaaaaaacccaaaagttatgtatattttaaaaaacaattaactaTATAACACAATTTCTATAGGGCTAAaagattatttgaattttttatgtatatattacatTCACTTGAAATTTAGGCCACTTTCATATTTTCTCTTTAAGACGGTGAAACAAATGATAAATCTAGGGGCACTTGAATTTACAGACCACtgatatttaaattcaaaacgaaagtaGTTTTCATTTCTAATGTAATTT
This genomic interval carries:
- the LOC109619088 gene encoding protein lin-41-like, whose protein sequence is MTMDPHSSAQDIPRCDLCETATVHSYCDFCHVNLCKPCVVDHISDGYHKHVIVPFQERRSTLIYPKCETHPHKNCEFQCKDCNNILVCSSCIASEKHGRHKFVEVTEIYKTNKEVIKDDTEVLENRIFPSYKDIARDLENQLANLDGGYEKLTTTLSKQGEQWHREIDIIINKMKTEISEIKEKHRDILQKHLNEIKQIQSLIKETLQTIRKIEKSTEIAPAVEYSSKIREFSKLPPKVQVSLPTFLPKPIDCEKLYSLFGQITPLSTATEENVFPQNQPKISVRELLDEPELVATIQTGHRSLCTVTCLNEDRIWTSGLTNDIKCFNIKGSLLQTIKTKSGEWPIDIVVDSVGDLLYSDWETRSVNKVKNGHTEVLIRLQGWKPGKLCVTSTGDLLVTMFIYDETQSKVVRYSGSTEKQTIQFDHKGKPLYSGNTYSKYITENRNHDICVSDWKAGAVVVVNQDGTLRWRYTGHPSVTKNEPFRPYDITTDSQSRILTADSDNHRIHILDQNGQFLRYIDNCDLKNPNGLCADNNDNLFVCEYSKGNVKKIKYLK